The window CGGCCACTGCACCGCTGGGGCTGTCTGCGGTCTTCGAGACACCGACGAGAATCTCGTCTTCTTTCGCACCGGGCGAGCGGCCGGGCGTCGCCTGCGTGACGCCAGCGAAGGCGGCGGCCGTACCGACCGCACCGGTCGTTTTCAGGAATCCGCGACGATTCAGATCCGGGGTGCTATCGTCTGCCATGATGCAACCCACCGTATGTCAAACCCACATTTAGATTTTTGGTTCTTTTTCTGTACTTAACTCCACACATAACTCGGAGCGAGTTGAAAGTAGTTCTCAGCGTGCTGAGGATTCACCGTGCCGGAGTGCAGGGAGACAGGTGCGGCCCGGACGCGGGAGCAGACGGAACCACCACCGATTTGCGCGGTGACCGTCTACGGGCCGTATGGACCTGTTGAACCGGCTCTCGGGGGGGAGCGAATCCACCGAGGGTGTCGGGTTGTTCGTCGACGGGCCGAACGTGCTCCGCGACGAGTTCGACGTCGACCTCGCCGACGTGCGGGCGGCCGCAGAACGCGCCGGCCACCTGCGTACCTGCCGGTTGTACCTCAACGAGCGCGCGCCGCCGGGGTTGATCCAGGCCGCCGAGGCGAACGGCTACGAGGTCGTCGTCACCTCCGGCGACGTGGACGTGAAACTCGCGGTCGACGTCACCCGGTTCGTCTGCGAGAGCGACCCGGCGGTCGTCGCGGTCGCATCGCGGGACACCGATTTCAAACCCGCACTGGAGGTCGCGAACGCGGCCGGCGTCCGGACACTCGCCATCGCACCGGGGACACACGGTCGCTCCGACGCGCTCCGAAACGCCGCCAGCGACGCCGTGACGCTGGGTGAGTGACCGGCAGTCGCCGTGGTGAGTCCACGCCGAG of the Salinirubrum litoreum genome contains:
- a CDS encoding NYN domain-containing protein; the protein is MDLLNRLSGGSESTEGVGLFVDGPNVLRDEFDVDLADVRAAAERAGHLRTCRLYLNERAPPGLIQAAEANGYEVVVTSGDVDVKLAVDVTRFVCESDPAVVAVASRDTDFKPALEVANAAGVRTLAIAPGTHGRSDALRNAASDAVTLGE